One Candidatus Anstonellales archaeon DNA window includes the following coding sequences:
- a CDS encoding VIT1/CCC1 transporter family protein, which yields MGSLTAITKKHMEEEDESNKGGLLRQIILGGQDGLVNVFGIVLGVATATENPQLVIIAGLAATLAESLSMAAVAYTSSRAEEDHYKKMLEVEKWEIENLPDIEKEEIRIIYRKKGFKGKDLEKIADIITSDKNLWLQVMMQEELGFSDIQKINPPREGVVVGLSAFFGSLIPLFPFLLSPSYFTPSIAFWVSILFSLFVLFVAGVIKGKLTTGRLLHDGLEMMLIGGIAGIAGYSVGAVLGVAGF from the coding sequence ATGGGTAGTCTTACAGCAATCACAAAGAAACACATGGAAGAGGAGGACGAATCAAACAAAGGGGGACTACTGCGTCAAATAATACTAGGAGGTCAGGACGGCCTCGTTAACGTTTTTGGTATAGTCCTCGGAGTCGCTACGGCAACCGAAAATCCACAGCTTGTTATAATAGCAGGATTAGCTGCGACTCTTGCTGAGTCCCTTTCGATGGCCGCTGTTGCATACACTTCCTCACGAGCTGAGGAAGACCACTACAAAAAGATGCTTGAAGTTGAAAAATGGGAGATCGAGAATCTCCCCGACATAGAAAAAGAGGAGATTAGGATAATCTACCGCAAAAAGGGCTTTAAGGGGAAAGATTTGGAGAAGATAGCTGACATTATCACCTCTGACAAAAATCTTTGGTTACAGGTAATGATGCAAGAAGAGCTGGGTTTCTCTGATATTCAGAAAATAAATCCTCCGCGTGAAGGAGTTGTTGTTGGATTGTCAGCGTTTTTTGGCTCCCTTATTCCTCTCTTCCCATTTTTATTATCGCCATCGTATTTCACACCAAGCATAGCATTCTGGGTATCTATTTTGTTTTCCTTGTTTGTCTTATTTGTAGCAGGAGTAATAAAAGGCAAGCTAACAACAGGCAGGCTACTCCATGATGGACTTGAAATGATGCTTATAGGCGGTATTGCAGGAATAGCGGGGTATAGTGTGGGTGCCGTTTTGGGAGTAGCTGGGTTTTGA
- the uvrB gene encoding excinuclease ABC subunit UvrB — MVHYSLRSDFKPTGDQPKAIEELVRGLDGRSKQTLLGVTGSGKTFTIANVAYRTNRSMLVISHNKTLAAQLYSEFKGFFPKNKVGYFVSYYDYYQPESYIPQTDTYIEKDAKINEKIERMRLNATAHLMTEGPSIIVATVSCIYGIGSPDEWRKMSLALKVGQDTPRSSLIARLIAMQYERNDIALAPGKFRVQGETIDIIPGYSDEIVRLSLNDGTIERISILDPLNMNVIQRQSDILLFPAKHYLVPESAKERALREIELELEQRLPELDELCAHRLRTRTKYDIELIREMGYCNGIENYSRHFDGRSPGQPPYTLLDFLPKDAIIVIDESHVTIPQLHGMFRGDKTRKKNLVDYGFRLPSAYDNRPLKFEEFEEKVSNHDLIFVSATPGEYEKSHSSQIVEQLVRPTGLLDPYVEVRGTHNQIEDLIHEIKLRRDRDERVLVTTLTKRMAEDLSERLIQAGIRARYMHSEIETLKRNQLIRQLRLGEFDCIVGINLLREGLDIPEVSLVAILDADKEGFLRNETSLIQTIGRAARNVNGTAIMYAEKKTPAILAAVLETNRRRRVQEEYNKKNNIVPRSIVKDIPVQITIEFEEKERRVSRAEIKRQIIILEEKMNEAAERLDFEEAIDLRDKITELKRKMARM, encoded by the coding sequence ATGGTGCATTATTCCCTTCGCTCTGACTTCAAACCAACCGGAGACCAGCCAAAGGCAATAGAAGAGTTGGTTAGGGGACTTGATGGAAGAAGTAAACAAACTCTCCTTGGAGTAACTGGCTCTGGAAAAACGTTTACAATTGCAAACGTAGCCTATCGAACAAATCGTAGCATGCTTGTCATCTCACACAATAAAACTCTCGCTGCCCAACTCTATTCTGAATTTAAAGGGTTCTTTCCAAAAAATAAGGTAGGTTATTTTGTCTCCTACTATGATTACTATCAACCGGAGAGCTATATCCCGCAAACGGATACTTACATCGAAAAGGACGCAAAGATAAATGAAAAAATAGAAAGAATGAGGCTAAATGCAACGGCTCATCTCATGACTGAAGGGCCGAGCATCATAGTTGCTACGGTTTCCTGTATTTATGGCATCGGCTCTCCGGATGAGTGGAGAAAAATGAGTTTAGCTCTAAAAGTGGGACAGGACACACCAAGAAGTTCACTTATTGCTCGACTTATTGCGATGCAATACGAGCGAAATGATATCGCTCTTGCTCCTGGTAAATTTAGGGTCCAGGGAGAAACAATTGATATCATTCCAGGCTACTCTGACGAAATCGTGCGGTTATCACTTAACGACGGAACAATTGAAAGAATTTCCATCCTCGACCCTCTCAATATGAATGTTATTCAAAGACAATCGGACATTCTTCTTTTTCCAGCCAAACATTACCTGGTGCCAGAATCTGCAAAAGAGCGAGCACTTCGTGAAATTGAACTTGAGCTGGAGCAGCGCCTTCCAGAACTTGATGAACTTTGCGCTCATCGATTGCGCACCCGCACAAAATATGATATTGAACTAATACGGGAGATGGGGTACTGTAACGGAATTGAGAACTATTCACGCCATTTTGACGGAAGAAGCCCCGGTCAACCTCCATATACTCTGCTTGACTTCCTCCCTAAGGACGCAATAATAGTTATAGATGAATCCCACGTCACTATACCTCAACTTCATGGAATGTTCAGAGGAGACAAAACGAGAAAGAAAAACCTAGTGGATTACGGATTTAGGCTCCCTTCAGCATATGATAATCGGCCGCTCAAGTTTGAGGAGTTTGAAGAAAAGGTTTCTAATCACGACTTAATCTTCGTTTCCGCAACCCCGGGTGAGTATGAGAAGAGCCACTCCTCCCAGATAGTTGAGCAACTTGTTCGACCAACCGGCCTCCTAGACCCTTATGTTGAGGTGAGAGGCACCCACAACCAAATAGAAGACCTCATCCACGAAATTAAATTAAGGAGAGATAGAGACGAGCGCGTATTGGTAACGACACTTACAAAAAGGATGGCTGAAGATTTATCAGAGAGACTTATCCAAGCCGGAATTCGCGCAAGATACATGCATTCAGAAATAGAAACATTAAAGAGAAATCAACTTATAAGACAGCTGAGATTAGGCGAATTCGACTGTATTGTAGGAATAAACCTCCTGCGTGAGGGATTGGATATTCCTGAGGTGAGCCTCGTTGCTATTCTCGATGCTGACAAAGAGGGATTCCTCAGAAACGAGACAAGTCTTATCCAGACCATTGGAAGAGCTGCGAGGAATGTAAATGGAACTGCCATAATGTATGCAGAGAAAAAAACGCCAGCCATCTTGGCAGCAGTTCTTGAAACTAATCGGAGAAGGCGAGTGCAAGAAGAATACAACAAAAAGAATAATATTGTTCCAAGGAGCATTGTAAAAGATATCCCTGTACAGATAACGATTGAGTTTGAAGAGAAAGAAAGAAGAGTAAGCAGAGCTGAGATAAAACGTCAGATAATCATCCTAGAAGAAAAGATGAACGAAGCGGCAGAAAGGCTTGATTTTGAAGAAGCAATAGACCTCCGAGATAAGATAACAGAACTCAAAAGAAAAATGGCAAGGATGTAA
- a CDS encoding DJ-1/PfpI family protein, with amino-acid sequence MKKVLFVIAPSDFRDEELFETKKALEKVGVVDSELASTKKGEAVGMLGRRTNVDLLVSQVKLANYSAVVFVGGKGVESHRLAENPDVLKLAREAYASGKVVGAICIAPRILASAGIVNGKKVTSFPDSKTKELLKNAGSYYTGASVERDGKIITADGPNSATIFGEKIAQALS; translated from the coding sequence ATGAAAAAAGTCCTTTTTGTAATTGCTCCTTCTGATTTTAGAGACGAAGAACTGTTTGAGACTAAAAAGGCTCTGGAAAAGGTAGGCGTCGTAGATTCTGAATTGGCAAGCACAAAAAAGGGAGAAGCTGTGGGGATGCTTGGTAGAAGGACAAATGTTGATTTGCTTGTTTCACAAGTAAAGCTGGCAAATTATTCCGCAGTTGTTTTTGTTGGTGGCAAGGGAGTAGAGTCACACAGACTTGCAGAAAATCCTGATGTTTTAAAGCTTGCAAGAGAGGCTTACGCCTCCGGAAAGGTTGTTGGAGCAATTTGTATTGCTCCTCGCATACTTGCATCTGCCGGAATAGTTAATGGGAAAAAGGTTACTTCGTTTCCTGACAGCAAAACAAAGGAGCTTTTGAAGAATGCTGGCTCGTATTACACAGGAGCTTCTGTTGAGCGAGATGGCAAAATAATAACTGCAGACGGACCAAATTCTGCAACCATCTTTGGGGAAAAGATTGCCCAAGCGCTATCGTAA
- the uvrC gene encoding excinuclease ABC subunit UvrC, with the protein MLDISKITLPSLPGCYLFKDKKGTVLYVGKARNLKKRVKSYFSRKCDNKTATLLEESASVDFIITDNEVEALLLENSLIKRYFPKFNTELKSSEKFTYIVITKEKFPRLLLSRRIRSRFAPNGRWYGPFARGSARILVADTLRKAFGVRICKRLPKKACLQYYLGNCTAPCEEKISEEDYLKRISILESVLTGEGESFNKILETMRSEMKKESDKKNFERAMTLRDSIRLLEGLSQKQKIERKKAGSEDYISYISVNGKVTLQIFKVIEGVIRDRERFFFEAREGEELEEFLSNYYERDNTPDAIYLENKFEGIDAMEKYLTKKAGRQVRLLVPKKGEKLDILNLLKKNVEAEVTGKTNPALLTLQKALKLREIPRVIDCFDISTLFGKDSVGSVVRFVNGKPEKSSYRRFKIRFAGEGGTKQDDPNMIGEIIFRRYKRLMEENAQMPNLVLIDGGTSQLKRAMEALSRLRTDIDCISLAKGEEAIYSPNFPQTIKLGKNNEGLKILIYARDEAHRFGLSYHRALRRKAVKPHIY; encoded by the coding sequence ATGTTAGATATATCCAAGATAACTCTTCCTTCCCTGCCAGGCTGCTATCTATTCAAAGATAAAAAAGGAACCGTTCTTTACGTAGGAAAGGCAAGAAATCTAAAAAAGCGAGTCAAGAGCTATTTTTCACGCAAGTGCGACAATAAAACCGCAACTCTTTTGGAAGAAAGCGCAAGCGTTGACTTCATCATCACAGACAATGAGGTTGAGGCTCTGCTTCTTGAAAACAGCCTTATCAAACGCTACTTCCCCAAATTTAATACCGAGTTGAAGAGTTCTGAAAAGTTTACATATATCGTTATAACAAAAGAAAAGTTTCCACGGCTTCTCCTCAGCAGAAGGATTAGAAGCCGGTTTGCACCCAATGGGAGATGGTATGGCCCCTTCGCGCGAGGTTCTGCGCGCATTTTAGTTGCGGATACGCTCAGAAAAGCGTTCGGAGTCAGAATCTGCAAAAGATTGCCAAAAAAAGCTTGCCTTCAGTACTATCTTGGAAACTGTACAGCTCCATGCGAGGAAAAGATAAGCGAAGAGGACTACCTCAAGCGTATATCAATATTGGAATCTGTGCTTACAGGGGAAGGCGAATCCTTTAACAAGATACTTGAAACTATGCGAAGCGAGATGAAGAAAGAATCAGACAAGAAAAACTTTGAAAGGGCAATGACTCTAAGGGATAGCATACGACTACTTGAAGGCCTTTCCCAGAAACAGAAGATTGAACGCAAAAAGGCAGGAAGCGAAGACTACATCTCATATATTTCAGTGAACGGAAAAGTAACTCTCCAAATATTTAAAGTGATAGAAGGGGTAATCCGCGACAGAGAACGATTTTTCTTTGAGGCAAGAGAAGGAGAGGAACTGGAAGAATTCCTAAGCAACTATTACGAAAGAGACAACACTCCAGACGCAATCTATTTAGAAAACAAATTTGAGGGTATTGACGCAATGGAAAAGTATCTGACAAAAAAGGCCGGAAGGCAAGTTAGACTATTAGTACCAAAAAAAGGAGAGAAACTAGATATACTAAATCTCCTTAAAAAAAATGTGGAAGCCGAAGTAACAGGAAAAACCAATCCTGCGCTTCTTACACTCCAAAAGGCACTAAAGCTCCGCGAAATTCCACGGGTTATCGATTGCTTTGATATATCTACTCTCTTTGGTAAGGATTCCGTAGGGAGCGTTGTTCGTTTTGTTAATGGAAAACCAGAGAAATCATCATATAGACGCTTTAAAATACGCTTTGCAGGTGAAGGGGGAACCAAACAAGACGACCCAAATATGATAGGTGAAATAATCTTTAGACGGTATAAGCGGTTAATGGAGGAAAATGCTCAAATGCCAAACCTTGTCCTGATAGATGGCGGCACATCGCAACTTAAAAGAGCAATGGAAGCTCTCTCTCGTCTTCGCACGGATATAGACTGCATCTCGCTTGCAAAAGGAGAGGAAGCTATATACTCTCCTAACTTTCCTCAAACAATAAAGCTTGGTAAGAACAACGAAGGCTTAAAAATCCTCATCTACGCTCGGGATGAGGCTCACAGATTTGGTTTATCCTACCACCGCGCTTTGAGACGAAAAGCCGTTAAACCACATATTTATTGA
- the uvrA gene encoding excinuclease ABC subunit UvrA, translating to MQQDKIIIKGAREHNLKNINLEIPRNSLTVITGISGSGKSTLAFDTIYAEGQRRYVESLSSYARQFLGIMSKPDVDSIEGLSPAISIEQKSPPSNPRSTVGTITEIYDYLRLLYARIGEPYCSKCEKKITIQTTDAITDVILFSYSGKKVEILAPVVRGKKGVHEKIFERISQIGFEKVRVDGVIIDVGTILPNLDKNKKHNIEIVVDKVASNPEERGRLFEAVQKALLYGSGLVIVKAGDEEKLFSQKNSCPDCGVSIGELEPRTFSFNSPYGACEECHGLGVKMEFDPELVLDFDKSIADGGIVAWKSNIASIRSGMLETVGKKYGFDLFTPLGQMSKQQIDIILWGSDEIFHYKLRSRTGSTVHEFDGSFEGVIPNLERLYRETKSEWRREEIRKFMRERTCPACQGKRLKKEALYVKIQGKSIIDLCELPISDCYKFISSLTLYGSQKIIAEPVLKEIKSRLEFLINVGVSYLTLSRTSDTLSGGEMQRIRLATQIGSNLTGVIYVLDEPTVGLHQRDNERLISTLKSIREMGNTLIVVEHDEECIKNADYIIDLGPGAGENGGRVMFAGSPEGIGERSESITGQYLSKRLFIPIPKKRRKSTKFLKIKGCLENNLKNIDVSFPLGTFICITGVSGSGKSTLIIETLYKGLAQKIYGKKERPGKFSGFEGLDYIDKVVIIDQTPIGRTPRSNPATYTGVFTPIRELFAMTPSARMKGYLAGKFSFNVQGGRCEKCEGGGVVRIEMNFLPDIYVPCEECGGKRYNQEALSVTYKEKNIADVLEMSVDEAYQFFQNIPRIQNKLSSLRDVGLGYIKLGQPATTLSGGEAQRVKLSYELSKRPTGRTVYILDEPTIGLHFDDVAKLLDVLVRLVEKENTVIVIEHNLDVIKTADYIIDLGPEGGEAGGEIVATGTPEEIAKNNKSYTGQYLKRILQEN from the coding sequence ATGCAGCAAGACAAGATAATCATAAAAGGTGCAAGAGAGCACAATCTCAAAAATATAAACCTCGAAATCCCACGCAATTCCTTAACTGTCATTACAGGAATTTCTGGGAGTGGAAAAAGCACACTGGCATTTGATACTATTTATGCAGAGGGTCAAAGAAGATACGTTGAATCTCTATCCTCTTATGCTCGTCAATTTCTTGGTATAATGTCAAAGCCTGATGTGGATTCTATAGAGGGTCTCTCCCCAGCAATTTCAATAGAGCAAAAGTCTCCCCCCTCCAATCCTCGTTCAACGGTTGGGACGATTACTGAGATTTACGATTATCTACGTCTTTTGTATGCAAGAATTGGAGAGCCTTACTGCTCCAAGTGTGAAAAGAAAATCACAATACAAACAACAGATGCCATCACAGACGTTATCCTTTTTTCCTATTCTGGAAAGAAGGTCGAAATCCTCGCTCCAGTTGTAAGAGGGAAGAAAGGAGTCCACGAGAAAATCTTTGAAAGAATCTCACAGATTGGTTTTGAGAAAGTAAGAGTTGACGGCGTAATTATTGATGTAGGGACAATCCTCCCCAACTTAGACAAAAACAAAAAGCACAACATAGAAATAGTTGTAGACAAGGTTGCATCGAACCCTGAAGAGAGAGGGCGACTATTTGAAGCTGTTCAAAAAGCACTTCTATATGGAAGCGGACTGGTAATAGTAAAAGCAGGAGATGAGGAGAAGCTTTTTTCCCAAAAAAATTCTTGTCCGGATTGCGGGGTATCCATCGGTGAGTTAGAACCGCGTACTTTTTCATTCAATTCGCCATACGGCGCATGCGAGGAGTGCCATGGCCTTGGAGTAAAAATGGAATTTGACCCAGAACTTGTTTTGGATTTTGATAAATCTATTGCGGACGGTGGAATAGTGGCTTGGAAATCAAACATAGCAAGTATTAGAAGCGGGATGCTTGAAACAGTTGGAAAGAAATACGGATTTGACCTCTTTACACCTCTTGGACAGATGTCAAAGCAACAGATAGACATTATATTATGGGGCAGCGATGAGATTTTCCACTACAAATTGCGCTCGCGCACTGGTAGCACCGTACACGAGTTTGACGGTTCATTCGAAGGTGTTATCCCCAATCTTGAGCGTCTATATCGAGAGACAAAGTCAGAGTGGAGAAGAGAGGAAATCAGAAAGTTTATGCGAGAAAGAACATGTCCTGCTTGCCAAGGAAAAAGACTCAAAAAAGAAGCTTTATATGTAAAAATTCAAGGAAAATCAATAATTGACCTTTGCGAACTTCCAATAAGCGACTGCTACAAGTTTATCTCTTCTCTCACTCTTTATGGAAGCCAAAAGATAATTGCTGAACCAGTCCTCAAAGAGATAAAAAGCCGCCTTGAGTTTCTTATAAACGTTGGAGTTTCATACCTCACTCTCTCAAGGACGTCCGACACACTTTCTGGAGGAGAGATGCAAAGAATACGCCTTGCTACGCAGATAGGTTCAAACCTAACCGGCGTAATCTATGTTCTGGATGAACCAACAGTCGGTCTCCATCAGCGCGACAACGAAAGACTCATATCTACTCTCAAATCCATCAGAGAGATGGGAAACACGTTGATAGTAGTTGAGCACGATGAAGAATGCATAAAAAATGCCGATTACATAATTGACCTTGGTCCCGGCGCAGGAGAAAATGGCGGGAGAGTGATGTTTGCAGGCTCACCCGAGGGAATTGGAGAACGCTCAGAATCGATAACAGGGCAGTATCTTTCAAAGCGCCTCTTCATTCCAATACCAAAAAAGAGAAGAAAAAGCACGAAGTTCCTAAAAATTAAAGGATGTCTTGAGAATAATCTAAAAAATATTGACGTGTCTTTTCCTCTTGGAACGTTTATCTGCATTACTGGCGTTTCCGGAAGCGGAAAATCAACTCTAATCATTGAAACACTATACAAAGGTTTGGCTCAGAAAATATACGGCAAGAAGGAGAGACCAGGAAAGTTCTCCGGTTTTGAGGGCCTTGACTACATAGACAAAGTTGTAATCATCGACCAAACACCAATCGGCAGAACACCAAGAAGCAACCCCGCGACTTATACTGGCGTATTCACTCCGATAAGAGAGCTGTTTGCAATGACTCCAAGTGCAAGGATGAAAGGTTATTTAGCAGGAAAATTTTCATTCAATGTGCAAGGAGGAAGATGTGAGAAGTGTGAAGGTGGAGGAGTGGTTAGAATAGAGATGAACTTTCTTCCAGATATTTATGTTCCTTGCGAGGAATGCGGTGGCAAAAGATACAACCAAGAGGCTCTTTCGGTTACATATAAGGAAAAAAATATAGCAGATGTTCTTGAAATGAGTGTAGATGAAGCATATCAGTTTTTTCAAAACATCCCCAGAATACAAAATAAATTATCATCCCTTAGAGATGTCGGTCTTGGATATATAAAGCTTGGACAACCAGCTACAACCCTTTCAGGAGGTGAAGCTCAAAGGGTCAAGCTCTCTTACGAACTATCAAAAAGACCTACGGGAAGAACCGTTTACATCCTTGATGAACCAACAATTGGGCTTCACTTTGATGATGTAGCAAAGCTTCTGGATGTCCTCGTGCGCCTTGTAGAAAAGGAAAACACCGTAATTGTCATAGAACACAATTTAGATGTGATAAAGACAGCAGATTACATAATAGACCTTGGTCCGGAAGGAGGAGAGGCAGGGGGAGAGATTGTTGCAACAGGAACTCCCGAGGAGATTGCCAAAAACAATAAAAGCTATACTGGCCAGTATCTAAAAAGAATTTTGCAGGAAAATTAA
- a CDS encoding PINc/VapC family ATPase yields MPEVFVCDTSVIVNGRIIELVRSAGLSGTLVIPAASIAEIEHQANCKREVGFAGLAVLKRLREIGEETGIVVEIRGERPDPRSIEFAKKGEIDALIRGLAKQLGAVLITGDTVQAEIARVEDIEVIYLKAREQVSELAFEKYFSNETMSVHLRAGACPMAKIGKPGNFRLAKVGDQKLTTNDIRRMATEIVEATERNKEYYLEIDREGATVIQMGKYRIVITKPPFSDGFEITAVRPILSRKLEDYDMSKKLRERLDGTAEGIIVCGPPGSGKSTFAAALANYYSSCGKIVKTMESPRDLQVGDEVTQYAPLEGKFELTNDIVLLVRPDYSVYDEMRKSDDFNIYADMRMAGIGLVGVLHANRTIDAVQRFINRIELGMIPQVIDTIIMIRGGEVAEVYSMELKVKVPTGMTEEDLARPVIEVKDFETEKLKYEIYKFGEETVVLPISEEMERRSLSRRIIDEDEVARKLEKLLSGRVKGGFEIEFRGNRVIIGLRRKDIPKIIGKKGGAIKELEKVIGAKIDVRER; encoded by the coding sequence ATGCCTGAAGTTTTTGTATGCGACACATCAGTTATAGTAAACGGAAGAATAATAGAGCTTGTGCGCTCAGCTGGACTTTCAGGAACGTTGGTTATACCTGCAGCTTCGATAGCTGAGATAGAACATCAGGCTAATTGTAAGAGAGAGGTTGGATTCGCTGGTCTTGCGGTTTTAAAGAGGTTAAGGGAGATTGGAGAGGAAACGGGCATTGTAGTTGAAATTCGAGGAGAGAGACCAGACCCACGAAGTATTGAATTTGCAAAAAAGGGAGAAATTGATGCGCTCATAAGAGGACTTGCAAAACAGCTTGGGGCAGTTTTGATTACAGGGGATACGGTTCAGGCAGAGATTGCGAGGGTAGAGGACATTGAAGTCATTTATCTCAAAGCTCGAGAGCAGGTCAGTGAGCTGGCTTTTGAAAAATATTTTTCAAATGAGACAATGTCTGTTCACTTGAGAGCCGGAGCATGTCCGATGGCGAAGATCGGAAAGCCGGGAAATTTTCGTCTTGCTAAAGTGGGGGATCAAAAGTTAACAACAAATGATATTCGCAGAATGGCAACTGAAATTGTTGAAGCAACCGAAAGAAACAAGGAATATTACTTAGAAATAGACCGAGAAGGGGCAACGGTAATTCAGATGGGTAAGTACAGGATTGTAATCACTAAACCTCCATTCTCAGATGGGTTTGAGATTACTGCTGTTCGACCCATACTAAGCAGAAAACTTGAGGATTATGATATGAGCAAAAAGCTCCGCGAAAGGTTGGATGGAACTGCAGAAGGAATAATCGTATGTGGACCACCCGGAAGCGGTAAAAGCACGTTTGCCGCTGCTCTTGCTAACTATTATTCTTCGTGTGGAAAAATTGTAAAAACCATGGAGTCTCCAAGAGACCTTCAAGTTGGTGACGAGGTTACTCAATACGCACCGCTTGAGGGCAAGTTTGAGCTTACAAATGACATAGTGCTACTTGTGAGACCAGACTACTCCGTATATGATGAAATGAGAAAGAGTGATGATTTCAACATTTATGCAGATATGCGGATGGCTGGAATTGGACTTGTTGGGGTATTGCATGCAAACAGGACAATAGATGCTGTCCAGAGATTTATCAATAGGATTGAACTTGGGATGATTCCACAAGTGATAGATACCATAATAATGATACGGGGAGGGGAGGTAGCTGAAGTCTATTCAATGGAGCTAAAAGTTAAGGTTCCTACCGGAATGACAGAGGAGGATTTAGCAAGACCAGTAATTGAGGTAAAAGATTTTGAAACTGAAAAGTTGAAGTATGAGATATACAAATTTGGAGAAGAGACAGTTGTTCTTCCTATTTCTGAAGAGATGGAAAGGAGAAGTCTATCTCGTCGAATTATAGATGAAGATGAAGTGGCTCGAAAGCTTGAGAAGCTATTAAGTGGAAGGGTAAAGGGAGGTTTTGAGATTGAATTTCGTGGAAACCGGGTGATAATTGGTCTAAGACGGAAGGATATACCAAAAATTATAGGCAAGAAGGGAGGGGCAATAAAGGAGCTTGAGAAAGTCATTGGAGCAAAAATTGACGTCAGGGAGAGGTAA